The following DNA comes from Salvia splendens isolate huo1 chromosome 17, SspV2, whole genome shotgun sequence.
ATTATGGGAGAAGTTGATCGTTGAAATGATAATTGATATCggtctaaggccatccacaataggaatagcccagcaatagcccagccatagcctagccactgccacatcatcaacactaaaaatcctcctgccacatcataaatagcccagccatagcctagccacatcataaatagtccagccacatcaatagccacatcactaataacaattatataaaatgacataattaacaatcacacaatatacggaatttaatttacgagacatatacgggaaacattaataatactattaaaaatttgaaaagtacaataattgaaaaatattacaataattaaaaaaaagtacaataattaaaaaaaagtacaataattcactcctcgtcgccgtcgtcgtctcctccgtcgctgtcgccaccatcgcctccgcctccgtcgccgtcgcctcTACTTCCGGCagcttccctccgtgccgcctccaaatcctcctgcatgctcaggagcaatgtttgaagcaaactcttctccacggggtccaccgccgcccgccattcggccatcgtcttgaccatctgagcgcgcgtttgttgacgcgcgaagaatttgagatccgctgtggattggccaaggtgggatgccgactggacctcctgtgaacccccggcgacccccatcgcctcccgttgagcccgcctgtgcccaaccgggcgagtacggcgagcaaacgaacgaggggtcgagACCTCCTGGGCTgtctcagggaggtcgtgggaaccaccgctactgccgctgaaatcaccggaatagttcagccgttgcttcttcggccagccagagtcgacacctactcggaacttctcggagtcgttcagcacaagatagcagttcgagtaggtgaagtccttgtacaccccattcagggggaaggctttctccgctatcctcctgcagtcgtcctcagtttgcccactgctcatcatgcagagggcgttggtgtacaagcccgaaaatcgggagaccgcaaccctgattcggtcccacgccttccggcaatcctccccattgcgtggcctcccctccgggcaaaacctctggtaggctgctgctatcttgccccacaagttgacgatcctctggttgttcgaaacgagaggatcgtcgcaaacactcacccacgccttggacagcgcgacgttctccgcgtccgtccacctcctccgtaccgcgttgtcgtcctcacccggctgcgaggactcgccgacccttttccccttgcctttcttctttggggcgccccgCCCTGCGCCctgcgccccccgtttgaacgggagcatccggaaTACCGGAAAGATCTATCCCCTagtcatcgaaggagaaagtgtcaaactgggccggaggcgcagcctccgttggcgtcgatgtgtgcgacgaagcagtcgaaaaatcaacactggggcgatagacgtcccccggcgtcccctgtgtcgccggtaccccgccgggcatcatctgcattccgggtgcccaccccggcatctggacactgggtgcccaccccgacatcgccggaaacgcccccggcggactcccccccgctggtatcccgggcatcatctgctgccacgggtacatgttgtagtatgggtgcatctgactcgggtgcatctgactccatccacctcccacggggatcgggggagtttgagatccgctactccctgaagtaggctcgttgttgagatccatttaccgttgttgatcttgtacagaaatttagatagagagagtactcgttaatacaagtggtgcgaatgaaaatgacaggcaagtcgcgtatatatagtgtttcggaataaaaaaaaaataaaaattcgcgctaggcggtgcactaggcgatccggacgctgcaatagcgcctagcggatcgcctagcgcaccgcctagcgccgcggaaccgccgagcgctaggcggtttttttccgcgaaatcggctaggcggctgcaatagttcgcctagcgcaccgcctagcgctggcgctcggctaggcggtgcgctaggcactattgtggatgctctaattgaTTCCAACTCGATTAAGATTCGAGTTAATTGTTTGCTTGCTTCAAGATGTCCGTTAATCAACATGTCGGTTCGATTAGAAACTGAACCGATACATATACCCTTTTCTTAAAGTACGAGCATGTGAAAGGAGTTAAATATTTACTCACTATTATTTGCATCAAATTACAACACTTATCTAAAATTCTCTGTCCAGTCTTAAAATTTAACTAAAGTGGCTTTCTATATAGATAATTGTTCTCCTTAATTTGGATACTATTATTTGTACTTTTACTCTACTTTCCTTTCCTTAtactttacatttttttattattttcttagttTCAAAATACAATCTTTTGTCATTATTTggtaaatttatataatttaaaaaatacaatcttttgtcattattttgtagatttataTACTAAATTGAGTATGATTATAGTGTTTCTACATTTCTACTGTAATTTTTCTGTGATTATTTGCCACTTATTTAAAGTTCTCACTTgactctatttttttaatagttaAGTCATTATAATGGTACTCTAAAACTTAGATAGAGTAGAAAATAGCTCTATATGCCTCTCTTTTTTTAAGGAGGATCAACGATGATTCCCCATCTACTCTCGAAGTGACTCGTACCCCCCCACCAAtaggtcggaggtgaagcgtcttaccaccaagctgcgcttcgttgtctgGTTGAGTACAAACAAGTAAACTGCCACCCCCAAACATGGGTACAAGCAAGTAAACTGTCACCCTTCGTTGTCTGGTTGGGTACAAACAAGTAAACTGCCACCCCCAAACATGGGTACAAGCAAGTAAACTGTCACCCCCAAGGAAAATTAATCCTCAAGTTGCGCCTCCCAGGGATCGAACTtgtgacctccaggatggacacGGTATCtaagcaccctttaccgctaggccaaggggcttggataaaTAGCTCAATATACCTCATAATCCATCCCATTTACAGATTTTGACATATAAAATACTTCATCTGTTCGTCATTAAATATCTCAGTTTTTCCTTTTCTATGAGTTTGCCAATAAATTTTACTTTAATTGATTTTGGCAagtggatctcacattccactaactttttaaaccaatttctcaaaaaccgaGCCGTTAAACTATGTAACATGATAACATCTATTGacgaacagagggagtacttattGTTGGGTTTACATTATAACTTACCCAAATAGGTTTGAGTTTGATATAAATGGTTAAAGTAAAATCACTATTGATTATAACATTCACACCAAAATGAgtttaaattaatgtaaataattgaaaatattattagAACGGTCAaattaagtttaataatttctaatttttcgTGCCTCAAGAATTCATGATAAACATAATTTCATCTTTTATTTCAAAATGTCCACCAATATAGTCTCACCCAACAATGGGAAATTTCTTtcaaattattaatagtatCCTATTCCCTtcttctatttctctctcataatttatctagtttttctttttatctagTATTATATGATTTAGGTTTTGATATATGCAGactcattcttaatacaaaaatacagAATCAATCATACAGAAGGCATTTATGGGTCATTATAGTAATAATGgcataaaatgatcttaacatgacctcaaatccgaattttataatatgacctaaaactactTTATAATGACCCTCTGTGTTTTTGTTTAGTTATTGACAATTAGATTGTCAAATCTGATGGTCAGGATTTGATCTGGATTTGATATTGAGATCAATTTTTTGTATGGATCATTTTCCGATTCACTATTTCACTTTTTCCATAATATTTCTTACTATTGTTTTGTCTATATATTTATTCATACTGTAAATGAACATCACCCAAGAATTGATATACTCCACTCCACTCTAGTCAATGAAATTGTTGATTATATTGATACTTAATTATTGTTAGTGATATATATTACTGAGGTAGAAAAAATTTGATTGGGAGAATTAGGGTGATTTGTGATATTACAGCATTTAGGAGTTTAATTTATGGATTAGTTAAATAACGTACGATTATTCATGTAATTCATAAAATATGTTTAACTacaaatagtactccataattaGGGAATGAAGATTATAATATACTCTCTCCGCTttctattttgtcattttcatctGATATCCATTAAttatcatatttcatttttgtaatttttagtaaatggacccatataattattaaaaatccagagtaatatataaaaatagaatacacattccactaactttttattcttaccttttttttaacaaagtaaaataatttcttattcttaaaataatagaagggagtatatataagaatatattgaattttatagTATTAGTCAATCAATTAAATATATGAGTAGTTTATTGCTATTTTTTTGGCGAGTTATAGATTGTTGATAAataaaatgcggaaaataaaatattattgcggaaagtaaaagacggggaaaactttaaagactacattgtgaatgactgaATTGATTCTCTCAATGATTACACAACCTTTTAtaggctctaattctagctatacatggaaaatatattctaattatactaatatcctttgtatttgattttccataatatttaattgatttccttctttattcttgccataatttcatccattgccttcttgttctccaatcaATTAATTTCCtcattctaacactccccctcaagttcagtatcgagtttttcgacacttaacttgcacgatctttagtttgataaatagtttatactcgtatttaagagttctttaatttcaattgatagtttatgctcgtatcataaagcgtcttcaattcatcattgatagGTTATACTCATATCATGgagttattttttcttcattgaaagtttagactcgtttcaaggagcttcttcatttttcttcattgaaagtttagactcgtgtcaaggagcttcttcatttttcttcattgaaagttttGACTCATTTCAAtgagttcttcaattttctgttgacggttttaactcgtgtcaaggagctcttcaatttttgttgacagttttaactcgtgtcaaggagtcatcttagatagttttagctcATATCCAGGAGCCCATTCGGGCAGTTTTAACTCTTGTCGATGAGCTAATTCAGGCAGtcttgactcttgtcgaggagctaatctagacagttttgactcttgtcgaggagctcatttggacagttttgactcgtgtcgaggagctaattctgacagttttgactcgtgtcgaggagctaatctagacagttttttgctcgtatctaggagccaaTCTTAAGACCATTTTCGGTCCATTCCAGCTCAAACTATGAGCccattattttcatttcatttttccttCTCTAAAAGTGAAGACATGAAACCATCAGTCTCCTTTATGTTTCTTCATGGGTTTTTCCTCGGTGACATACTCTCAAACCATGCCACCTCCACCGAGTTATTGACGAACTCCGTGGTGAGAATTCTTCTCAGACAATACTTTTGGTCGTCCATCCAAAGTCTGCTCTCTCCCGACGGTGAGAATTCTCCCGTCACTCCTTCAATCCGGTTTCTGATTCTTCGACGCTTCGCGGCCATTGAGCATCCCCCATCTCTAGATCTTCTCCCGTTGGCTTTGGCTTTTCCCGTAGCTGTTCCTTTAACATCGTCTTTTGGCAACATGTTCTCAACGTCCTCTCGACGCCATCCcattcccatcaactctttacAGCGGCTGTGTGGTGACACTATCTCTCTCCCCCTCGCCACCCAGACGTTGGCTGCTCTGCCTTCGTCCTCAACAATTTTCTCCTTAATTCGGAGATTGAATCGTTTGGCAGTGGCTGATATCTCCCCCTCGGCCAAACGCTTCATCCATTATAACATGAGTTCGCAGCCTCTCACGGCTGTCACCTCCTCGACAATTTTCTCCTTTCTCGGTTGCTTCTTCTTCTCCGAACCATTTCTGCCTGAAGCTATCTTCTCTTCTCTGGCATAGGCGCTACTCCAATCATCTCGAATAATTATGCGGTTGGGGCTAACCTCTCCCCTTCGGCCGGATAATTCTTCGGCTGCTTTGTCTAATGATTCCTTCGCACCAATCAACTCTACAGTGATAGCCTTGACAGAACCAAGATCAGAGACCCTTGTATTCTCCATCTCCTTTCGTAAAGATTCAATTTCAGACAAGGTTCCATTCAACTCGGACTCCAAATTTCTTGCGACTTCAGGGTCTACATCTTTTTTCAAAGCAACCAGTCTCTTCACTGAACCTTCAATTCTATCTTTATATAATTGCTTCTGTTTCTCCTTGTCGGCACAGATCTTCGTTTCATCTTCCTTTGCTTGCATGTGTGCCAACTTTACTTGCTGAATCGACTCATGCACACTAGCGCTTTCCGCAGACAGTTTACCAACTCTCTCCATGCTTGCTTTGGCAGCAGTATCAGCTACAACAGCTTGCTTTGCTGCTTTCTCCTTTTCTTCTAAAGACGCATCATATTCCAGACGAATTTTCCTTACTTCCTGTTTAGCAGCATTAAGTTCAGCAACATCATTCAAATACTGCACTTTGTCAGTTTCAACATCACCGTTTGAATGTCCATTTACTCCTTCCAAAACATTGTCGTTGGCTTCTGCAAGTTGGTTTGCCTGATGCTTAGCAGCTTCTGTAGATTTAATTGCTGAATCTTTTGATTCATTAATGACTCTTAGCTTCTGGCTCAAATCCTCAACAGTCTGTTTGGCTTTTTCAAGCTCTGAAAGAGCATCAACTTTAGTAGTCTCGGCATTTTTCAACTGTTCCTTCAGCTTATTTAACTCCTTTTTGGCCAGGTGAAGCCGCGTCTCTTTTACAAAAACTCGTTCTGCAGATTGTACCTTTGGCTTCCGGATGGCGGACCTTTCGCCTGAAAAAAGCACCTTCACCAAATAAGTTGACAGCATCTTTGACGAATTGAGACGGTGCTGGTGCCACCATTTACAGTGGTTGGGGTAAGTGCAAGGGAGAGTTGAATCGGAGAAGGCTAGGGTTTTGGCTTGTTTTGGCTGGTTTTTGGAAAGTTGGATTTTTTTATAGAGACAGTGATCGATCCCTATGatcgaacctgctctgataccatgttgaaaaataaaatgcggaaaataaaatattattgcggaaagtaaaagacggggagaactttaaagactacattgtgaatgactcgAATTGATTTTCTCAATGGTTACACAACCTTTTATAAGttctaattctagctatacatggaaaatatattctaattatactaatatcatttgtatttgattttccataatctttaattgatttccttctttattcttgccataatttcatcccttgccttcttgttctccaatcaATTAATTTCCTCGATATGATTAAATCCACATTTTAGCCTTTAGGGTTGAAAACCAAGGTGTGAAAGACTAGAATAGTAGtgaatattttgatttattttacaaATGATGTTTGAATGTATTGTTGATCTCAACTGCAAAATATGGTTCCGAgatcaaaattataatatacGCGGTAAATTTGGGTCTTCTATTTTAGAATATTTAGaaccacaaaataaaatttataatatcaTCTTCGATCGTAAGTAAATTTTTATATCCAACTGGAACACGGGGATACTTATGTGAATTAAACacgaataaaaataaaaatatatacctTCATCATCTAAATCACATGATATCCAATCCAATTAGTCTGTTTATCATATCATAAAACATAagtaaaaatatgaattaattgTGTTTGTTTTCATTTATCCTTCTTATCGACATTTTCCTGTACAGCTTCGGCGGCAACTTTGCCGGTGTCCAACAAATCCTTGCCTTTTTTAGTCTCCGCCGTCTCGGCCGCGCGTTCGAACCCCTTCTTGGCCGCATCCGCCACCATCTGCCGCcgcaaaaatattaaattaaggATCTATTCAGTTTCCttattaaatcaagaaaaaaaatcctcataaactctaaaaataattataaaaaatatatacacaatttcttaatttatcATATTCGTTAAATTTTACTATAGAATTTCGTACATTTCCGGTAGCATTGGTGACCTTTCCGGTGATAGATTCGCCGATGCGCTTGACTTCCTTGACCACATCTTTGGACCCTTCTGTCACCGTTTTGGCCGTTTCTATGATCTTCCCGCATGTCTCTTTATCGATTTTAGCCTATTTTATAAAATCATCACACAAAtttccttaattttttttacactttAATTTGAGATTTTCATGAATAAATGAAAATGGATGTGGCTTACTTTGTGAGATGGCGCGGTGGCAGAGATGAATCCTCTGCAAAACCATGCATAATTGAGTGATCCATTGATTACGAATTTGGAAGACAGCGCCATTTTCTCAAACTAGTTTTACCACCCGTGCTCGGGCCATAAAACTTGAAAAAAATTCTAAGATAAATGAACTTAAAAAAAGTAGATGacaaatattgtataattatgCTTGCAGACGGAGAATAAATGTCTAATAAAAAATCACATTGTAAATATCAAGACAAATAAATAAGTGTCTATTTCCaatgaataaataatttttttgaatttaaaacgCATATATGAGTGgactaaataaaatataatacaaaataaagatgagataatgATACTTATATACATACCTAGTACATAAATGAATAGTAAAATaagttcattaaaaaaacaaatattcatAAATAGGAACTtacacaaatatcaacaatccaatagttcataagttttgaaaaacttctttaTAAACAATGTTAACAGTAGAATCACCATTgcattcatcttcttcatctttaCACACCAAAATCTTCAAACCTTCACGGCTTGTGACTCTTGATATAGCAACATACAGCTGTCCATGATTGAAAACAGGTTTTCtcaaaaataatccaacatgagAGAGTGATTGACCCTGactcttgttaatggtcattgcatacgaCACAGCCAAAGGAAATTGTCTTCTTTAAAACTTGAAAGGCAATCTCGGATCAGATGGTATTAAGGACATTCGAGGAATAAACACTTTATGACCAATATTATGGCCACCCAATACCTGTCCCTCTAACACATAATCACCTAATCGTGTAATTATCAATCTTGTGCCATTACGCAACCCGTTTGACAGGTCTATGTTCCTCAACAACATCACATGAGTACCAACTTTCTGCAACAATTCATGGTTAGGTGTAcctgtgtcacgaccgcccatactagggttacCACAAACGCGACGATCGTGAccaacatgcatggacaacgtctttaaaaagaaacttaattaacttaaaggcagaaaaaaaatatttttgttttaaaaaaaagtttaaggttaaaattgtactattaattagaaatgactcatgataaaaacttttaaaagaagcagcggagaaaaataAACTTTAAGAAACCCAAATAACttctaaagtaaaacatttaatttaattcacggaaaacaccattttcaaagacaacgtaattacttggttaaaacctaacacaaccatacatgttcaaaacACAATACGGAAACGAtttaagtcttgagacatagttaataatatagcagcggaaaaaggtttaaagagagagtcaaggatcacgcctatgtatgaagacacaacgcatcctaaggctagctcaacatcctccgcaacatcctgctcaacctgcacataagaaaaataatatgcagggctgagtacttgttgtactcaatgggctcatgccgaaaacatttttaatataattatgtcatccataccagtgatctcgagttttagatagcaagaaaatatcacaagaacacaaaacatttcaagtctggccagacaatttatctccccacttttcacatcattccatcaatcacaatcatcatatcacagtgcgacgaaagtatggccacactattcgcccacgagaccggccgactagcaaggacagctcacgatcccaccagtgtacacagcctgatagggtttgcggccctactcagacccgaattcgtttcacaacacagccctatagcctaacggagcaagctcagacgaactaggcatcagacaacaatctcacaaacaaaaacatggcatgacataacagttaaaccacccttataacaccacgtaatattttcggaaaataaagaggtttgaaaagaaagcccacctcgttcgcttaacaattcacaacccaacttatggaAACTCTCGTTCcccgagttcacgaatacacaatcacccttgtaaatgataacacaagtcagccttccaccaaaaacacattactatgcatgtcctatcgtttctctctcatcgttttttctcaattacccaaccccaacatacgtcacaaagatggaaagacacaccgtaatatatttcaacttatctcacgtgatcacatcattaaacacgttccttggacatacatgcatcatataatacttttaaacttgaaaataagagttattttaacaaggcagaaaactggcagaactgtgcgaccgttttgtaaaaatcactataaattcacccgacctcatatgaagctaaattttggtgaCAACACAGAAGACGCATTCAAGTTAATCCatacaaattttcacactgaaatcacgtcatttagtcagccATATCAAATactaaactctctggtcggaacataaaatttctgacagcactgtgaagctcatttgaaaaattcaccatatatttatccaatgcccaaaaaggctgaaaatttacaCGACTctgaagacacttcaaattttcatatagttcaagaatcataTCAGtcagaggtcatttggtcggtcaaacagaaaacgaaacattttTGGcaagaacacaagtttctggcagatttgcgcagtccacatcaaatattttattaaaaattcatttttcaacaaaaagggctgaaattcacacgagacacagaaaacaccttggagtttactcagtaaaaatttcatatcaaaattcgatcgtttgattggtcaaTTACAGATCAGAAGCTATTGGTCatacgtcacagatttcaggttcatagtttcgaaaatagggttttcctCTTCCATCGAACAAacaccaatttttcatgcttgaaacacacaaagtcatgattaaaagtttctcataaacatgtttgcacatagaCTCACAccattcaccaaatattccaatccaacttcacatgaattcaatcaaaaacacataactatcaaagttcttatgaaatcacactttcccaccgttaaattttgcgatctatcaatcctacacccactacatgcatgtaggactcaagaacatggttcaaacgaaaaggatgagggaaagtgaagcaattataccttctttgacgAAAACGGATCGGTAGGGACAAGAgacgatgcgattcgtcggagactcgtGGAAAAATAGgcttcaacggatgcaagaacaagaattTGATGGGGGATCTTTGGAGAGATTGTAGAGAGGGAGGGGAGAGGCGtgtgagagtgagggagagagggaggaacGATTTTTGTGAGGGAGAaaagggggctagggtttgtttaggtGGTATTTGAAGTCTAGGGTtatgtttaatatttaattaattaagtaattgtggggaaaatacaattaaataaatcccacaattaaaagaataaaataggcttgtGGGGAGGGAggaatttcgaaaattccatgtagcatacaacaaggaatttatttggtatttacttggagaatatattcataacttaggaaataaaaataatgaatacaaggaaacaaataaattaaatctccaagtaggaaaataagGTGGGGCCGAAAA
Coding sequences within:
- the LOC121774433 gene encoding WEB family protein At5g55860-like yields the protein MLSTYLVKVLFSGERSAIRKPKVQSAERVFVKETRLHLAKKELNKLKEQLKNAETTKVDALSELEKAKQTVEDLSQKLRVINESKDSAIKSTEAAKHQANQLAEANDNVLEGVNGHSNGDVETDKVQYLNDVAELNAAKQEVRKIRLEYDASLEEKEKAAKQAVVADTAAKASMERVGKLSAESASVHESIQQVKLAHMQAKEDETKICADKEKQKQLYKDRIEGSVKRLVALKKDVDPEVARNLESELNGTLSEIESLRKEMENTRVSDLGSVKAITVELIGAKESLDKAAEELSGRRGEVSPNRIIIRDDWSSAYAREEKIASGRNGSEKKKQPRKEKIVEEVTAVRGCELML